In the genome of Phlebotomus papatasi isolate M1 chromosome 2, Ppap_2.1, whole genome shotgun sequence, one region contains:
- the LOC129803442 gene encoding serine/threonine-protein kinase Nek8 yields the protein MSQKQETSRIGAFSKASGTDLSTLSTLSRFGDLPDSVPTISTTDEVILPEFERLKVVGRGSFGIAVLYRRRSDKTLVVLKQVKLSELSTEERAMAMNEVEVFSKLHHPNIISYLGSFLRGDLLLIEMEYAEGGTLAQVIAARAPTDRLPERQVLTIVEQITSAVAYLHAQAILHRDLKTANVFLSRRGVAKIGDFGISKIMHTKVDTRTILGTPYYFSPEMCEGRDYDAKSDVWALGCILGEMCCLKKAFSASNLSQLVAKIMAGQYLPPPAGYSTCLRNLLKLLLQVNPADRPCASEVLQYWIPLIYRHLGPQRGYTYPRQAEEEAAAALEQLTLKQYTEESTAALPEPLTERSVLYQLHSFGTGVSMRALPLPASAKISRVATNGAHFVAVTADGGVYTWGDDSKGQLALGGSGGDGTVWKHYPSKVESLKEYTVVGASCGDQFTIFWTNTGVVLSCGDNSHGILGHGDTANRSRPSVIDRLHGFKVIQVACGAHHVAALTSTGTIFTWGSSRSGALGLGSSTTATLPTPVSAIGGGENRVSAIYAGINCTLALLDSGEVYATGANTKNRLGFSPSVNKTMRFRKIAQIAKRVVDLSVAEEHTAFILEGGYVVTLGDNFYGQRGLGHNRSPPESANLVTGIKSKFIVRVRCTSTGSVVFSDDNVVSFWGTRFGVPTENFPDTLTTDSDYRLGGNTAAFTNFLVAVYKSELILDPIDILALYSSPEQLSKGHYVKIGDIVPLQHSTLILVNTTNPLISSPELN from the exons ATGTCTCAGAAGCAAGAAACATCGAGAATTGGTGCTTTTTCAAAGGCGTCTGGGACAGATCTTTCAACTCTGTCCACTCTTTCGCGTTTTGGTGATTTACCAGACTCCGTCCCGACCATTTCCACCACCGATGAGGTCATTTTGCCGGAATTTGAGCGTCTCAAGGTCGTTGGGAGAG GATCCTTTGGAATCGCTGTTTTATACCGAAGACGCTCTGACAAGACCTTAGTTGTCCTGAAGCAAGTTAAACTCAGTGAATTGTCCACGGAGGAACGTGCAATGGCCATGAATGAAGTAGAAGTTTTCTCAAAACTCCATCATCCCAATATCATCAGCTATCTAGGAAGCTTTTTACGCGGTGATTTACTCCTAATCGAAATGGAATACGCCGAAGGTGGAACTCTAGCTCAGGTAATAGCTGCTCGAGCACCCACAGATCGTCTCCCTGAGCGTCAAGTCTTGACAATTGTGGAACAAATCACCAGTGCTGTGGCATATCTTCATGCCCAAGCCATCCTCCATCGAGATCTCAAGACAGCCAATGTCTTCTTGAGTAGACGAGGAGTGGCCAAAATTGgagattttggaatttcaaaGATTATGCACACCAAAGTGGACACACGAACAATCCTAGGAACACCCTATTACTTCAGCCCAGAAATGTGTGAGGGACGTGACTACGATGCCAAGAGTGATGTCTGGGCTCTGGGATGCATCTTGGGGGAGATGTGTTGCCTGAAAAAAGCCTTCTCCGCCTCAAATCTCTCCCAACTCGTAGCCAAAATCATGGCTGGACAGTATCTACCCCCACCAGCAGGATATTCAACATGTCTAAGAAATCTCCTGAAGCTGCTGCTTCAAGTAAATCCAGCAGATCGCCCTTGTGCTTCTGAAGTACTCCAATACTGGATCCCACTTATCTACCGCCATTTGGGCCCTCAACGAGGCTACACGTACCCCCGTCAGGCTGAAGAAGAAGCCGCAGCAGCCCTTGAACAGCTCACACTCAAACAATACACCGAAGAATCAACTGCAGCCCTGCCAGAACCTCTAACTGAGCGCTCTGTACTTTACCAGTTGCACTCCTTCGGCACTGGTGTCTCAATGCGTGCCCTACCTCTACCAGCTTCTGCGAAAATCAGCCGAGTAGCCACAAATGGGGCCCATTTTGTTGCTGTAACAGCCGATGGTGGAGTATACACCTGGGGTGATGATTCGAAAGGACAACTCGCTTTGGGAGGTTCAGGGGGTGATGGAACAGTCTGGAAGCACTACCCCAGCAAAGTTGAGAGTCTCAAGGAGTATACAGTTGTTGG AGCGAGTTGTGGGGATCAGTTTACAATCTTCTGGACCAACACAGGCGTCGTTCTGAGTTGTGGGGACAATTCCCATGGCATCCTTGGCCATGGAGACACTGCAAATCGCTCTCGGCCAAGTGTCATTGATCGACTGCATGGCTTTAAAGTCATTCAGGTGGCTTGTGGTGCTCACCACGTGGCAGCTCTTACCTCCACTGGCACAATTTTTACATGGGGATCAAGTCGATCAGGTGCCTTAGGATTAGGCTCCAGCACCACCGCCACATTGCCCACTCCCGTGTCAGCAATTGGAGGCGGAGAAAATCGCGTGTCAGCAATTTATGCAGGGATTAACTGTACTTTGGCTCTCCTGGATTCCGGGGAGGTTTATGCTACTGGTGCCAACACCAAGAATCGCCTGGGATTTAGCCCAAGTGTCAATAAGACTATGAGATTCAGAAAAATTGCCCAAATAGCAAAAAGAGTGGTTGATTTATCTGTTGCTGAAGAGCATACAGCTTTTATTTTGGAAG GGGGCTACGTTGTAACCCTTGGAGATAATTTCTACGGTCAACGAGGTTTAGGACACAACAGAAGCCCTCCAGAATCCGCCAATCTTGTCACTGGCATCAAAAGCAAATTCATTGTGCGCGTGAGATGCACATCTACGGGATCGGTAGTCTTCTCAGACGACAATGTCGTGAGTTTCTGGGGCACCAGATTTGGGGTACCCACGGAAAACTTCCCAGACACCCTGACTACGGATTCAGACTATCGACTAGGTGGCAATACAGCTGCATTTACGAACTTCCTAGTTGCTGTCTATAAATCCGAACTCATACTGGATCCCATTGATATTCTTGC GCTCTATTCCTCACCTGAGCAGTTGTCCAAGGGGCACTACGTCAAAATCGGCGACATTGTTCCCCTTCAGCACAGCACTCTGATCCTGGTCAACACGACAAATCCTTTGATTTCTTCACCGGAACTCAATTAG
- the LOC129803458 gene encoding uncharacterized protein LOC129803458, whose product MEFLEDLVPDIKRNHSVLVYYFNWTLEKRDLCHIHWQYESMKDLVIHEKHRRKRSISGNGNILSSFQNTWFRRSITGYILVLSLKMLMNTMECIVEPLGVYLIIIDTPATESVLDIVREKLLIGWAIKRSYQIYVMLLNETFTLHPFAQDPMRNDSYGVLMNFNQRPPNILKDLNGYPLRIEMFHSAFNFERRDPQTGEVRFEGTDAEVMRSLKDFMNFSVIFQEPDEDYFGYRLPNGSFTGTIGRISTGRSDLALTGFFIKDYSNPDMDFTMPVYLDELCCVVRKAKQIPKYWIPLLCFDPLVWLCLFLSIFALSGIWNGIRWCESHIFPNRELLVKHYNLSKRVLNSKRSSLMTLQLIVDTTMLLISSPLRRMTRVTSERIFLSSVLLMGVVVVAIFQSNLSTAFTHPIYYRDITSLQALDNANLRITIKYIAMLDDLFPPEASEISQHLRHSIKLVNISSEPMIEMVMEYPNLATVTRKSTIQLENAKYFHTGEVFMVPECPKMYNLAYVLRRNSVLSKNVNFVLLHLTRGGFLEKWIQDMNYNMTWHNRKTLGYSEEEKFRIFNLLDLQLPFYVLLIGNTSSFIVLLVEIYQTKRSLKTN is encoded by the exons ATGGAGTTTTTGGAAGATCTTGTGCCTGATATAAAGAGGAATCACAGTGTCTTGGTGTATTACTTTAATTGGACTCTTGAAAAGAGGGATTTGTGTCATATCCACTGGCAATATGAATCAATGAAAGACCTTGTAATTCATGAGAAACATCGTCGGAAGCGCTCGATATCAGGAAATGGGAATATTCTATCGTCTTTTCAAAATACTTGGTTTAGACGTTCAATTACCGGCTACATCCTTGTGTTATCCCTTAAAATGCTCATGAATACTATGGAGTGCATCGTAGAGCCTTTGGGAGTATATCTTATTATCATCGATACCCCAGCCACAGAGAGTGTCCTTGATATTGTAAGGGAAAAACTCTTGATTGGATGGGCAATTAAGAGATCATACCAAATCTACGTGATGCTTCTCAATGAAACCTTCACTTTGCATCCATTTGCCCAGGATCCAATGAGAAATGATTCCTATGGGGTTCTCATGAATTTTAATCAAAGACCTCCAAATATCCTGAAAGACCTCAATGGGTATCCTCTGAGAATTGAAATGTTCCACTCTGCATTCAACTTCGAAAGGAGAGATCCACAAACAGGAGAAGTAAGATTCGAAGGAACTGATGCTGAAGTTATGAGATCTCTCAaggattttatgaatttttctg TGATTTTCCAGGAGCCAGATGAGGATTATTTCGGGTATAGGCTGCCCAATGGAAGTTTCACGGGAACTATTGGTAGGATTAGCACTGGAAGGAGTGACTTAGCATTGACAGGGTTCTTCATCAAGGATTACTCCAATCCCGACATGGACTTTACAATGCCCGTGTATCTGGATGAGTTGTGTTGCGTTGTCCGAAAG GCCAAACAGATTCCTAAGTACTGGATCCCCTTGCTCTGCTTTGATCCTCTAGTTTGGTTATGCCTCTTCCTCAGTATCTTCGCATTAAGTGGAATTTGGAATGGTATTCGTTGGTGCGAGAGTCACATATTCCCAAACAGAGAACTTCTCGTTAAGCACTACAATCTCTCCAAGAGGGTCCTCAACAGCAAAAGAAGTAGTCTGATGACGCTACAACTCATCGTAGATACAACAATGTTGCTAATCTCTTCACCTTTGAGACGAATGACGCGTGTCACGAGTGAGAGAATCTTCCTTTCCTCCGTACTACTCATGGGAGTAGTTGTTGTAGCCATCTTTCAATCCAATCTCAGTACAGCCTTCACCCATCCCATTTACTACCGCGATATCACCAGCCTCCAGGCATTGGATAATGCAAATCTCCGTATTACAATCAAGTACATAGCCATGCTGGATGATCTCTTTCCCCCAGAAGCTTCAGAAATCAGCCAACATTTGCGTCATAGCATCAAACTCGTCAACATCTCGAGTGAGCCTATGATAGAAATGGTGATGGAGTACCCAAATCTTGCAACAGTTACCAGAAAATCCACAATTCAACTTGAAAATGCCAAGTATTTTCACACAGGAGAAGTCTTTATGGTTCCAGAATGTCCCAAAATGTACAATCTTGCCTATGTTCTGCGCAGAAACTCAGTTTTAtccaaaaatgtgaattttgtcctACTACACCTAACCAGAGGAGGCTTCCTGGAGAAGTGGATACAAGACATGAACTACAACATGACCTGGCACAATCGCAAAACTCTCGGATatagtgaagaagaaaaatttcgCATCTTCAATCTCCTTGATCTCCAATTACCATTTTATGTGCTATTGATAGGAAACACCAGCAGCTTCATAGTACTCCTCGTAGAGATTTATCAAACCAAAAGATCACTAAAAACAAACTGA
- the LOC129803445 gene encoding coatomer subunit delta produces the protein MVLIAAAVCTKVGKTIVSRQFVEMTKARIEGLLAAFPKLMTPGKQHTFVETDSVRYVYQPMEKLYMLLITTKASNILEDLETLRLFSKVIPECCRNLDEREILDNAFNLIFAFDEIVALGYRESVNLAQIKTFVEMDSHEEKVFQAVRQTQEREAKMKMREKAKELQRQRMESAKKGMSSMRSSGFTPGGDSFGSGISNLTIGSTPSISTVNDVKPTPTKAPAPRNAMKLGGKGKDVDTFVDQLKNEGEKIASVPAQAPAQGIAKPKPVSDVPMEDIHLHIEDKLVVRLGRDGGVQKFELSGLLTLRISDEKLGRIRVQLENRDQRGIQLQTHPNVDKELFKTKTQIGLKNPAKPFPHNTDVGVLKWRFQTQEENAIPLTINCWPSENGDGGCDVNIEYELEHTHLELRDVTITIPLPIGAVPSIAECDGDYNHDSRKNTLTWSLPIVDVNNKAGSMEFSVPASIPGDFFPLNVAFVSKTPYADIKALDVAQVDDDMTVKFSTETVFYAEKYEIV, from the exons ATG gTGTTAATCGCTGCGGCAGTTTGTACAAAAGTCGGGAAAA CCATAGTTTCCCGGCAGTTTGTGGAGATGACAAAGGCAAGAATTGAAGGATTGTTGGCTGCTTTTCCTAAGTTGATGACTCCTGGGAAGCAGCACACTTTCGTGGAGACAGATTCAGTGAGGTATGTGTATCAGCCGATGGAGAAGCTGTATATGCTGCTGATTACCACAAAAGCCAGCAATATCCTTGAAGATTTGGAAACACTGAGGCTGTTTTCAAAAGTCATCCCAGAATGCTGTCGGAATCTCGATGAGCGAGAAATTCTCGACAATGCCTTCAATTTGATCTTTGCTTTTGACGAGATTGTTGCCCTTGGTTATCGTGAGAGTGTCAATTTGGCCCAGATAAAGACATTTGTCGAGATGGATTCGCATGAGGAGAAAGTGTTCCAGGCAGTGCGTCAGACGCAGGAACGAGAGGCCAAGATGAAGATGCGCGAGAAGGCTAAGGAGTTGCAGAGGCAGCGAATGGAGTCCGCCAAGAAGGGTATGTCATCGATGAGGAGCAGTGGTTTTACTCCTGGCGGAGATTCCTTTGGGTCTGGTATCTCGAATCTCACCATTGGCTCAACGCCATCCATCAGCACGGTGAATGATGTCAAGCCGACACCCACGAAGGCTCCTGCTCCGAGGAATGCCATGAAATTGGGTGGGAAGGGCAAGGATGTGGATACTTTTGTGGATCAGTTGAAGAATGAGGGTGAAAAGATTGCCAGCGTTCCAGCTCAGGCACCAGCTCAGGGCATCGCTAAGCCCAAACCGGTTTCTGATGTGCCAATGGAAGATATCCATTTGCACATTGAGGATAAACTTGTAGTTCGTCTGGGACGAGATGGTGGTGTCCAGAAATTTGAGCTATCCGGATTGCTGACACTGAGGATAAGTGATGAAAAATTGGGCAGGATTCGGGTGCAGCTGGAAAATCGCGATCAGCGTGGGATTCAGCTACAGACACATCCGAATGTGGATAAGGAATTGTTCAAGACCAAAACACAGATTGGCCTCAAGAATCCAGCCAAGCCATTTCCGCACAATACCGACGTGGGAGTGCTGAAGTGGCGCTTCCAGACGCAAGAAGAGAATGCCATTCCGCTCACCATCAATTGCTGGCCGTCGGAGAATGGGGATGGCGGATGTGATGTAAATATTGAGTACGAGCTGGAACATACGCATCTTGAGCTGCGCGATGTTACCATCACGATTCCGTTGCC AATTGGAGCTGTTCCGTCAATTGCTGAGTGCGATGGTGATTACAATCACGATTCCCGGAAAAATACCTTGACATGGAGTCTGCCAATTGTCGATGTGAACAACAAAGCCGGTTCGATGGAATTCAGTGTACCAGCATCCATTCCCGGTGACTTCTTCCCACTCAATGTGGCTTTTGTGTCCAAGACACCCTATGCTGACATCAAGGCGTTGGATGTGGCTCAAGTGGATGATGACATGACGGTAAAATTCTCCACGGAAACTGTCTTCTATGCTGAAAAGTATGAAATTGTGTGA
- the LOC129803451 gene encoding F-box/LRR-repeat protein 15-like, which produces MDYEEIPLNLFDLPMEDILVTHVGKYLSERDLFTLRCCSHACKKLVDLIFARETGMFYEDSDYLKNRENPKKLIPGSKEAELLNKKINCKILHFRVQAQTFRLLRQLSLEYLSWLTDDLLSELLWNNPLLEDVEIVSCDQVTEKGIFPLAVNCKYLKMLDLYEMPVNDCFIKALAEQENQLSLINLNFNPISVSEQYLNAFFEKQPSLTMIFIADIKTNVRSVLFSIVKSCKNLTFLNITDCFDVDDEAVLSIVNGCPKIECIIFNKYDEPNWKQSFPLISQNTWDLLECKNIDTR; this is translated from the exons ATGGATTACGAAGAAATACCTTTAAATCTGTTTGATCTGCCAATGGAAGATATTTTAGTGACACACGTTGGAAAGTATTTATCAGAACGAGATTTGTTTACATTGAGATGTTGTTCACATGCCTGCAAAAAGCTGGTTGATCTAATATTTGCAAGGGAGACTGGCATGTTCTACGAGGATTcggattatttaaaaaacagagaaaatccTAAAAAATTAATTCCAGGATCAAAGGAAGCGGAattacttaataaaaaaataaactgcaAAATCCTTCACTTTCGTGTTCAAGCTCAAACTTTTCGTCTTCTCCGTCAATTGAGCTTGGAATATTTGTCATGGCTCACGGATGATCTACTTTCAGAACTTCTATGGAATAATCCCCTTCTTGAAGATGTAGAAATCGTAAGCTGTGATCAAGTAACAGAAAAAGGCATATTTCCACTTGCTGTAAATTGCAAGTACCTGAAAATGCTTGATCTGTATGAAATGCCTGTCAATGATTGTTTTATCAAAGCACTTGCTGAACAAGAAAATCAATTAAGCCTAATAAATTTGAACTTCAATCCCATCTCCGTATCAGAACAATATCTAAATGCTTTCTTTGAGAAGCAACCCTCTTTGACCATGATCTTTATCGCAGATATTAAAACCAATGTGCGATCAGTTCTCTTCAGTATCGTTAAATCTTGCAAGAATCTGACTTTTTTAAACATTACGGATTGTTTTGATGTCGATGATGAAGCCGTATT GAGTATCGTAAACGGTTGTCCCAAGATTGAATGCATcatattcaataaatatgacgAGCCCAATTGGAAGCAATCTTTCCCGCTGATATCTCAAAATACGTGGGATCTTTTGGAATGTAAGAATATTGACACAAGATAA